In Planctomycetota bacterium, the sequence GTCCAGTTCCTCGGCGGCCGGTGGGTCATCCCCTCGCACCACAACTATCCGGCCGACGCCAAGGACCGCCTGGTGAAGACGGCCGCCGCGGTGATCGATCTGGTGCGCGAGAAGTTCCGTTCGGACAACCCCAAGGACCACGAGGCCTTCGGCGTCGTGGATCCCGCCGACGAGAAGGTCTCCGGCACGCGCGGCCGCGGGAAGCGCGTGATCCTGCGCGACCTGGACGGAAAGGTCCTGGCCGATTTCATCTTCGGCAAGGAGGCCGGCGAGGGGCGCCGCTTCGTGCGGCTTCCGGGCCAGAAGCGCGTCTACGAGACGCGCACGAAGGCCGAGATTTCGGCGCGGTTCGAAGACTGGATCGAGACCGACCTCCTCCAGCTTTCCCAGTCCGCCGTCCGCCGGATCATCATCGACCGGTACTCGATCGACGAACAGCAGCTGCTTTCCCGCGGGATCCTCGTCATCAAGGACCGGACGACGACGACGCTGGCGCGCGAGGATTCGACCAAGCCCTGGACCGTCAGCGGGATGAAGGAGAACGAGGAGCCCCACGGGGACGCCATCTCCCAGATGCTCAACGCGCTGGACGACCTCAAGATCGTGGGGGTGCGTCCCAAGCCGCCGTTCCTGACCAAGGACCTCAAGGCGTCGGGCGAATTCAAGGTCCGGGATCGCCTGACCCCGCAGCAGATGGCGTCGCTGCAGTCCCTTCAGCAGAAGGGGTTCTTCGTCGTTCCGCAGGGCGAGGAGTCGCTGGTCCTTTCGAACGAGGGGGACATCACCGTTTCCTGCGACGACGGCGTGGTCTACACCCTGCGCTTCGGCGAGGTGATCGTGGGGGAGGGGGAGGAAATCACGGCCGGCGCCGGCGAGGACAAAAAGGAAGAGAAGAAGGACGAGAAAAAGGGCGGCAAGGAAAACCGCTATCTGCTCGTGACGGCGCGGTTCGACGAGTCGCTTCTGGGACCGCCGCCCGCGGAGCCCAAGCCCCCCGCCGGATACAAGCCCGAGGACAAGAAGGACGACAAGAAGGAAGGCGAGAAGAAGCAGGATCCGCCCGAGGTCGAGAAGTATAAGAAGGAGAAGGAGGAGTACGACCGCAAGAAACAGGAATACGAGCGCAAAGTCTCCGACGGCAAGAAGCGGGCCCAGGAGCTGACGGACCGTTTCGCCGAGTGGTACTACGTCATTTCCGACGATCTCTTCAAGAAACTGCGGCGGGACCCCAAGGAGCTCGTCAAGCCGAAGGAAGAGAAGAA encodes:
- a CDS encoding DUF4340 domain-containing protein, with translation MKETRTTLAFGGAALALLGLTLLTAPRHRPAEVFSDQGTVFYPDFKDPLKAASLEVVEFDESTATPRRFHVQFLGGRWVIPSHHNYPADAKDRLVKTAAAVIDLVREKFRSDNPKDHEAFGVVDPADEKVSGTRGRGKRVILRDLDGKVLADFIFGKEAGEGRRFVRLPGQKRVYETRTKAEISARFEDWIETDLLQLSQSAVRRIIIDRYSIDEQQLLSRGILVIKDRTTTTLAREDSTKPWTVSGMKENEEPHGDAISQMLNALDDLKIVGVRPKPPFLTKDLKASGEFKVRDRLTPQQMASLQSLQQKGFFVVPQGEESLVLSNEGDITVSCDDGVVYTLRFGEVIVGEGEEITAGAGEDKKEEKKDEKKGGKENRYLLVTARFDESLLGPPPAEPKPPAGYKPEDKKDDKKEGEKKQDPPEVEKYKKEKEEYDRKKQEYERKVSDGKKRAQELTDRFAEWYYVISDDLFKKLRRDPKELVKPKEEKKEGEPKTDGPKEDGKKPEEKKPEDKKEPGKNPEEKKP